DNA from Salvelinus alpinus chromosome 17, SLU_Salpinus.1, whole genome shotgun sequence:
caaattctgaaccaattacattaatttggggacaggtcgaaaagcatttcatatttatggcaatttagctagttagcttgcacttgagtgctaatttgtcctatttagctagcttgctgttgctagctaatttgtcctgggatataaacaatgagttgttattttacctgaaatgcacaaggtactctactctgacaattaatccacacataaaacggtcaaccgaatcctttcttgtcatctctcctccttccaggcttgtTCATCttttaacttatatggtgattggtatctaaactttcatagtattaccacgacgaccggcaaaacagttAGCCTTTCCCATGTGGGTAtgaccaatgaggagatggcacgatggtacctgcttctataaaccaatgagatgggagaggcaggacttgcagcgcgatctgcgtcagaaataggaattacttctatttagcccttggcaacgcagatgctcaTTGGctcgcgcaagcagtgtgggtgcaataattgaataacatcgatttctacatttattttgcgacgcgagcggtgtggtcagcctgtaaggtgtatgtaaacttccgacttcaactgtatatttcttttttagctaaacaggtgggggCTCAAAATGCCTTTGGtgcgcatatgaagtggctatgttgagcgtaaaagttagcatttgaaacaagtcctatatgctattttttttttatatttggcaactttagttgtgaatgatacaaaccttagaatatGCCTTAGAAATCAAAAGACTTATGGGCTGCATGCTGCAACTATACCCTATGAAGGATTTGAGAAAGTCGCAAAATAAGCTTGTGCTCTGTTCCTTGACATGCTGTTCTCTCCAGCGATCATTATTTCACACATCAgaatattctcaatttaatcttgtctttactaatatgtaaacTTTGTTTAGAATGTCCCATTATCAAACGGGCAGGAACAGGGGCAAGAGGAGAAAGACATGTCATCCATAGGCActcgaatagcgaatggaggccacTTTCCCACCGGTATATCCCATGTGTGGTAGGCTACTCCGGTTAGCGGTTACAAGTGATATGccacccaaactctgtatgccatggtctctccagccctgttcctgcagtTACCCAGTGCTTAATCTGGGAAACAAAGTGAAGTCTGTTTGGGAACATCAATAGTAACATGTTCTCACAACAAAACATCtttcattaaactgttgacaaCCCCTCTCGACACGCTGTAGAAAGGAATGAAGgcgagaggggaggagatagataCGCaaggtggtgagatattctgtagctaaagtTAATGTGTCAGttaattaattatgaaaatattaaaaatgccttattactaggctgttcaaaaTACAAATTCATTATAATGTACTGTAGGCTAACTCACAACTAAATCATTTTCtgcttttttatttcagctcatgaaacatgggaccaacactttacatgctgcgtttatatttttgttcagtgtatcatTTTATACAGTAGTAGCACATAAAAAATACCCACTGTTACCCCAACCCCTCTCACACATATTCTTGCTCACatacagataaataaataaaaactgggCCTCCCGAGgggctgtgccacaaccggccgtggccaggagtcccataggacagctcacaattggcccagcgtcgtcacgtttaggggagggtttggcacggggggctttacttggctcatcgcgctctagtgacttcTTGTGGCGGGCCGCGTGCCAGCAGACTGATCCCGGTCGCCAGTTgagcggtgtttcctctgacacattggtgcagctggcttccgggttaagctggcgggtgttaaggagcgcggttaggcgggtcatgtttcggaggacgcatgactccaccTTTGCCTCTCCCAAGCCCGTTGGAGTTGCATCCATGAGAGAAGACTGAAATTTGTGAGAAAAATAgggaaaataaaatacaatagtAAAACACATTTTTTATATACAATAAACTACACTATTCACTTCCAATATTTACATCTACATCTGTAAAAATCTAGATATCACACATGTACAGTAAATCccttatatacacacaccatcacctcaagctcaacctcgacaagacggagctgctcttcctaccAGGGAAGGCCTTCCCGCTCAAGACCTCTCCTTtcatggttgacaactccacggtgtcccACGCCCGGAGTGAAAAGAatcttggcgtgaccctggacaacaccctgtcgttctctgcaaacatccaAGCAGTGTCTCGCTCCTGTAGGTTCATGGTCTACAACagccgtagagtacgaccctacctcacgcAGGAAGGGGGACAGGtgctaatccaggcacttgtcatctcctgtctggactactgcaacgcACTGTTGGCTGtgttccccgcttgtgccatcaaacaccTGCAACCTACCCCGAACGCTGCATAATGTACAACCTTCCCAAGTTCACCCATGTCACCCTGCACAcgccactggcttccagttgaagttTGCCTctactacaagaccatggtacttgcagcaagaggaactgcccctcccgaccattaggctatgctcaaaccctacactccAACCCGAGTACTCCTTCCTACCAGTCCGTCTCAGCCCGGTCAAAGCTCCCCCACCCCCAACCTACCACTGACTTTGCTGGTGGCTACTAGAATGCACTTACTATGAcagagatagctaggtgggacaaccacatgcatcttaagatgaatgcacaaactaagtcgctctggataagagcgtctgctaaatgacaaatgtaaatgtaatatcatGGTCTCGTTTACAGTGTATTCATACTTAGTGTCTCTTCTTCgtcttctcttttctcttctgTTCCTGGTATTCAACAATCTTTTTGTGGAAAATTCCTGGGGGAAAAAAGAGTAGATTAATTTACTCCTTTATGATAAGCAAACATATACCCCAGGAACAGGCTGGCTTCATTACCATGGTAAACAACTTCAGAAATGGTTTCTAACACATAAGTAAGCATCTTTCAAATACTGTTATGTAAgtatgtataaaataaaataaaaatacaaataaaaaaatcgtACAAGCACCTTGCTGGGAGCTTGCTGGCTGCTGCTCCACCTCCTGGATAAACAGGTCAAACATCTGGGTCTGGAGGAATTTCTTGACAAAGTGCCGCGTGGTGTTGGACTTAATGGCCTTATAGAAGGCTCTGCTCTGGAACACCCCCGGCTGGCCACTGCTGTTCCGCGTCACGTACAAAGCAAAATGGCCAACAGTCTTCACGAAGAAGGGCAGGAAGGCTTCCGAGACCACCCTGTTCAGCTCCTCCACAGCTGAGGGGgaaatggtacacacacacacacaaacggtcCAGGTGGCTCCTCAGAGGGGTGTCATTTGAGAGTGCTCATGAGCCATAACACTCTGGATCTCCAGTACCACAGTAAGGCATCACGTTGACCGTCCACCAGTTTGTGTTACTATGATGACACATGCTAATTTTCCTTAACCGCTCATTACTTTGAAAAGATCAAAGAAAGCATAAAGCAATCTACAGGCAACTACCAAAATAAAGGATACACCAACGTAAAgacaaagtgtcttaatagggcgttgtggcaccacgagccaccagaaaagcttcaatgcaccttggcatagattctgcaCGTGTCTGGAACTCCATTcgtccatgagaaattccataattttgtgttttgttgatggaaaGCGCCACTCTAGAATCTccaataagtgttcaattgggtcgTGATCTAGTGACTGAAACACaaactttaaaccccctatgctcctttgagaccgcTCAAAAAGTCAcagatctcttctagccatggtagccaaaataatgggcaactggacatttttatacatgacccctAAGCATGATGGAATGTTTTAATTGCTTAAATAACAAAAgggaccacacctgtgtggaggcacctactttcaatatactttgtatccctcatttactcaagttcttcatttattttggcagttacctgtattttCAAAGGTTACAGTTAATAAAAAGCATGTCACATTTTAATTGTGTAATCAAAGTATGTCTATCTGAACCCCTGATGTGGTACTGCAGGTGCAAAAGTGCGATAATCTCTGGACACTTCGTGAAATAATACCCAATGCCACACCTCATTTGCATTTTGGATAAACAGCTTTTTTATATGAAAATACTCACTGGCTTTTTCTTTCCTGTTTCTTAGTGCCTGCAGTATTTCATCTTGAAGCTTAGGGGGCAGAATAGACTTCTCATCCCCGATCTATGAAACAGAGGAACCATATTCAATggtatgacaaagcaaaaaaataatttccccccatagttttaaagctgcaatatgtaactttttgggcgacctgaccaaattcacatagaaatgtgagttataggtcTGTCGCTCGTTGAAAGCAAGTCAAGGAAGAGGTAAATCTGTTCTGTGTgcgttatttctatgcttcccgttcttaagttttgtttgtCTTTTAacttttcggttttgtacaccagcttcaaacagctgaaaatagtATATTTTTGGTCATTGAAAATATATTCGAAAGCAgatcatttatttttgttttagagTTAATATCATGCaagtctacacattttgccatggggcataaAGAAAATGTTACAGTTTCTAAGCACGTTTGcagcaattctacatattttgccatggggcggggGAAGAAAATGAGCTGTTTTACAGCCAATTTCCTACCATTGAACACATTTTGccaagggtggagagaaatgtttgacGTTTTGAATATGAAATCTGAGTAAGACTGTCTAACAAAaagccggccgcccaacaacctgcccgcttgaccctatcccctcctctcttctccagaccatttccggagaccttctcccttacctcacctcgctcatcaactcatccttgaccgctggctacgtcccttccgtcttcaagagagcgagagttgcaccccttctgaaaaaacctacactcgatccctccgatgtcaacaactacagaccagtatcccttctttcttttctctccaaaactcttgaacgtgccgtccttggccagctctcctgctatctctctcagaatgaccttcttgatccaaatcagtcaggtttcaagactagtcattcaactgagactgctcttctctgtgtcacggaggcgctccgcactgctaaagctaactctctctcctctgctctcatccttctagacctatcggctgcctttgatactgtgaaccatcagatcctcctctccaccctctccgagctgggcatctccggcgcggcccacgcttggattgcgtcctacctgacaggtcgctcctaccaggtggcgtggcgagaatctgtctccgcaccacgtgctctcaccactggtgtcccccagggctctgttctaggccctctcctattctcgctatacaccaagtcacttggctctgtcatatcctcacatggtctctcctatcattgctatgcagacgacacacaattaatcttctcctttcccccctctgataaccaggtggtgaatcgcatctctgcatgtctggcagacatatcagtgtggatgacggatcaccacctcaagctgaacctcggcaagacggagctgctcttcctcccggggaaggactgcccgttccatgatctcgccatcacggttgacaactccattgtgtcctcctcccagagtgctaagaaccttggcgtgatcctggacaacaccctgtcgttctcaactaacatcaaggcggtgacccgttcctgtaggttcatgctctacaacattcgcagagtacgaccctgcctcacgcaggaagcggcgcaggtcctaatccaggcacttgtcatctcccgtctggattactgcaactcgctgttggctgggctccctgcctgtgccattaaacccctacaactcatccagaacgccgcagcccgtctggtgttcaactttcccaagttctctcacgtcaccccgctcctccgctctctccactggcttccagttgaagctcgcatccgctacaagaccatggtgcttgcctacggagctgtgaggggaacggcacctccgtaccttcaggctctgatcaggccctacacccaaacaagggcactgcgttcatccacctctggcctgctcgcctccctacctctgaggaagtacagttcccgctcagcccagtcaaaactgttcgctgctctggcaccccaatggtggaacaaactccctcacgacgccaggtcagcggagtcaatcaccaccttccggagacacctgaaaccccacctctttaaggaatacctaggataggataaagtaatccttctaacccccccccccttaaaagagttagatgcactattgtaaagtggttgttccactggatatcataaggtgaatgcaccaatttgtaagtcgctctggataagagcgtctgctaaatgacttaaatgtaatgtaaatgtaaaaacaatggGGGCCCCCCGGCCGGTAATTCAACTACAATTACTAAGTTTAGATAATTGTTAAGTTAGTCTAGAGGCCAATTAAAacaatgttagctgacatgggctaattgagtgactttcagtgactgactgacataagagaaaaactactgatgcacaaccaagtgaaaaaattgcaccttgtgtattctactattctaacttgcaACAGTAAGTGAAGACCCCAccaagttaaaaaaatatatacagtaccagtaaaaagttgactcaaacccttgaatgagtaggttctTCTTTcacaattttctacattttactacgttaaataatagtgaagacatcaaaactatgaaataaccaaaaatgtgttaaatcaaaatatattttatatatgagattcttcaaagtagcaaccctttgcacactcttggcattctcttaaccagcttcacttCGAttgattttccaacagttttggagttcccacatatgctgagcacttgttggctgcttttccttcactgaggtccaactcatcccaaaccatctcatttggtttcaggttgggtgattgtgaaggccaggtcatctgatgcaacactccatcactctcctacttggtcaaatagcccttacacagcctggaggcgtgttttgggtcattgtcctgttgaaaattaaatgatagtgggactaagtgtaaaccagatgggatggtgtatcgctgcagaatgctttggtagcaatgctggttaagtgtgccttgaattgcaaataaatcactgagtgtcaccagcaaagcaccccatcaCACCTCccccttcatgcttcacggtgggaaccacacatgcagagatcatccgttcacctactctgcgtcttacaaagacacggcggttggaaccaaaaatctcaaaattggactcagaccaaaggacagatttccaccagtctaaggTCCATTGCTcgagtttcttggcccaagcaagtctcttcttcttatcggtgt
Protein-coding regions in this window:
- the LOC139542070 gene encoding uncharacterized protein, whose amino-acid sequence is MTDHHLKLNLGKTELLFLPGKDCPFHDLAITVDNSIVSSSQSAKNLGVILDNTLSFSTNIKAVTRSCRFMLYNIRRVRPCLTQEAAQVLIQALVISRLDYCNSLLAGLPACAIKPLQLIQNAAARLVFNFPKFSHVTPLLRSLHWLPVEARIRYKTMVLAYGAVRGTAPPYLQALIRPYTQTRALRSSTSGLLASLPLRKYSSRSAQSKLFAALAPQWWNKLPHDARSAESITTFRRHLKPHLFKEYLG